The genomic interval TTGAAGCGGACCGCAGCATTGTTGTTGCGCAATCAAACCCGTAACACTTCGATCAACCTTATTTGTGAGAAATCTCTTTGAACCGACTGTGAGGTTCCGAAGCACACGAGACAATGCATCTTTTACCGACAGATCATCCGGCAATTCAACGGGCCTTAGTGAATATTCAAGCCTTTCATCCTTGAAGGTTTTCTGCGGCATATTGCCGAGGACCTTCCCGAGATTGAGATTCACAGGGGTTGAATCATCCTTCTCATCATGGACAACGAAGCGGCCGTCTCCTGTAACTTCTCCGAGGCATTCGCAATTCACCTTTTCCCTTTCGCAGATTGATTCGAATTCTGCAATCCTCTCAGGCATAATCAGGAAACCGCATCGCTCCTGATATTCGGCAATCCAGGTTTTGAGCACCGACAGGGTCGGGTCTCCTAACCTGATACGCCTTAGTTCGATTTTGCCCCCCGCCTTTTCCACAAGCTCCTTAAGAACATTGGCAGGGCCGCCGGCTCCCTGGTCATGGGCGCTTACGATAGGATTGTCGTCTCCCATTTCAATGCAAGCCCTGATGACGCGATTCATCTTTTGTTCCATCTCTGCATCGCCACGCTGGACAGCGTTGAAATCCAGCTCTTCCTCGTTCTCCCCCTGAAGTTTGCTGGAAGCCGAACCGCCGCCCACACCAATACCGTATGCAGGGCCGCCTACCTGAACGATAAGCATGCCTTTTTCCGCTTCATCCTTTTCAATATGCCTTGCATCGATCTGTCCGATGCCGCCCGTAAACATTATCTTTTTAATCCATCCCCAACGTTCGCCAGTGGGAAGCTTTTGGTCAAATGACCGCGTAAAGCCTGACACAACGGGCTCGCCGAACTTATTTCCGTAATCGCTGGCGCCGTCGCTCGCTCTTATCTCTACAGCCAGGGAAGGAGCCAGGCTTGATGGGTAGGCAAAGGATTTGGTTTCCCATGGCAAGTCATATCCGGGGATAAGCAGATTTGCAACGCAGTATCCCGCTGTTCCGGCAACGACCAGACCGCCTCTTCCTGTGGCCTGGACATCGCGGATCCTTCCGCCCGTGCCTGTTTCAGCCCCGGGGAAAGGGGCAACCCCGGTGGGAAAATTGTGCGTCTCGGCAGTAAAAATGATATGGTAGTGTGCCTTCTTTCTCTTAAAAGGCGCTGGTTTTCCGGGTTCTTCGGGGAGAATAGTCCAGCAGTCATATCCCTTAATCCCGCTGGAATTGTCCTTAAACGCTATGATGCTGTTTGATGGATTCGCTTTTAAAGTCGATTTTACGATCTCCATAAGCGTTTCCGGCATAGCGATATTGTTTATAATCTGCTTTCCTTTGAAATAGCCGTGCCGCGAGTGCTCGCTGTTGGCGTTATCCAGATCCCTTATTTCAACAATCGTAGGATTTCTTCCCTCTTCCTTTACAAAGTAATTGTAGTAGAGATTCCTGTCCCACTCGTCCATGGCAAGACCCGGTACTTCTAAAAGAGCGTTCGGACCCTTTTCCAACATAGGAATCTCAAACACAGGCTCCGGCAGAATTCCGGTTTCGAAGGTCTGCAACGGTCGATCATACAAGCATTCTGTCATTCGATCATGATTTTCCCAAACAAAACGGTCTCTATCAACTCCTGAAGCAAGTGGATATCGCCGGGAACGTTCTATGCGGGTAGCCTTTTCGAGCCCGCAGGTCTGGCAAATGGCGACGATATTTGTTGAATAGGCTGTGGCAAAGTTCATCCGCGGACCAAGCTCCACCACATCAGCTCCATCAGGGTTGATGGGTTTCGCAGATACACTTTCCATTATAAAGCCGTTGGCTAAAAGCTGCCTTAAAATCAAAAGCTCATGAGAATCCAAGGGCTCAGAAGTTTCCACGTTGAAGCAGTATTCCAGGTTCTCCGTTCTTTCCAAAAAAAAGTGTAGCATTGACTCCTTTGCCA from Pseudomonadota bacterium carries:
- a CDS encoding AIR synthase-related protein, which produces MAKESMLHFFLERTENLEYCFNVETSEPLDSHELLILRQLLANGFIMESVSAKPINPDGADVVELGPRMNFATAYSTNIVAICQTCGLEKATRIERSRRYPLASGVDRDRFVWENHDRMTECLYDRPLQTFETGILPEPVFEIPMLEKGPNALLEVPGLAMDEWDRNLYYNYFVKEEGRNPTIVEIRDLDNANSEHSRHGYFKGKQIINNIAMPETLMEIVKSTLKANPSNSIIAFKDNSSGIKGYDCWTILPEEPGKPAPFKRKKAHYHIIFTAETHNFPTGVAPFPGAETGTGGRIRDVQATGRGGLVVAGTAGYCVANLLIPGYDLPWETKSFAYPSSLAPSLAVEIRASDGASDYGNKFGEPVVSGFTRSFDQKLPTGERWGWIKKIMFTGGIGQIDARHIEKDEAEKGMLIVQVGGPAYGIGVGGGSASSKLQGENEEELDFNAVQRGDAEMEQKMNRVIRACIEMGDDNPIVSAHDQGAGGPANVLKELVEKAGGKIELRRIRLGDPTLSVLKTWIAEYQERCGFLIMPERIAEFESICEREKVNCECLGEVTGDGRFVVHDEKDDSTPVNLNLGKVLGNMPQKTFKDERLEYSLRPVELPDDLSVKDALSRVLRNLTVGSKRFLTNKVDRSVTGLIAQQQCCGPLQ